One stretch of Rissa tridactyla isolate bRisTri1 chromosome 21, bRisTri1.patW.cur.20221130, whole genome shotgun sequence DNA includes these proteins:
- the GNAT2 gene encoding LOW QUALITY PROTEIN: guanine nucleotide-binding protein G(t) subunit alpha-2 (The sequence of the model RefSeq protein was modified relative to this genomic sequence to represent the inferred CDS: deleted 1 base in 1 codon), protein MGSGASAEDKEMAKRSKELEKKLQEDADKEAKTVKLLLLGAGESGKSTIVKQMKIIHQDGYTPEECMEFKAIIYGNILQSILAIIRAMSTLGIDYAESSHADDGRQLFNLADSIEEGTMPPELVDCIKKLWKDGGVQACFDRAAEYQLNDSAAYYLNQLDRITAPGYLPNEQDVLRSRVKTTGIIETKFSVKDLNFRMFDVGGQRSERKKWIHCFEGVTCIIFCGALSAYDMVLVEDDEVNRMHESLHLFNSICNHKFFAATSIILFLNKKDLFEEKIKKVHLSICFPDYDGPNTFEDAGNYIKTQFLDLNMRKDVKEIYSHMTCATDTQNVKFVFDAVTDVIIKENLKDCGLF, encoded by the exons ATGGGGAGCGGGGCCAGCGCCGAGGACAAAGAGATGGCCAAGAGGTCcaaggagctggagaagaagctCCAGGAGGACGCGGATAAGGAGGCCAAGACGGTCAAGTTGCTCTTGCTTG gGGCTGGAGAGTCAGGCAAGAGCACCATCGTCAAGCAGATGAA gatCATCCACCAGGATGGCTACACGCCGGAGGAGTGCATGGAGTTCAAGGCCATCATCTACGGCAACATCCTGCAGTCCATCCTGGCCATCATCCGCGCCATGTCCACGCTGGGCATCGACTACGCCGAGTCGTCCCACGCG GACGACGGCCGGCAGCTCTTCAACCTGGCCGACTCCATCGAGGAGGGGACCATGCCCCCTGAGCTGGTCGACTGCATCAAGAAGCTGTGGAAGGAC GGGGGGGTGCAGGCGTGCTTCGACCGCGCCGCCGAGTACCAGCTCAACGACTCGGCCGCGTA TTACCTGAACCAGCTGGACAGGATCACAGCCCCCGGGTACCTCCCCAACGAGCAGGACGTGCTGCGATCCCGAGTGAAGACCACTGGCATCATCGAGACCAAGTTCTCCGTCAAAGACCTGAATTtcag GATGTTCGACGTGGGAGGGCAGAGATCGGAGCGCAAGAAGTGGATCCACTGCTTCGAGGGGGTGACCTGCATCATCTTCTGCGGGGCGCTGAGCGCCTACGACATGGTGCTGGTGGAGGACGACGAAGTG AACCGCATGCACGAATCCCTGCACCTCTTCAACAGTATATGCAACCACAAGTTCTTCGCCGCCACCTCCATCATCCTCTTCCTCAACAAGAAGGACCTGTTCGAGGAAAAGATCAAGAAGGTCCATCTCAGCATCTGCTTCCCCGATTACGACG GTCCCAACACTTTCGAAGACGCGGGAAATTACATCAAGACCCAGTTCCTGGATCTCAACATGCGGAAGGACGTGAAGGAGATCTACAGCCACATGACCTGTGCCACAGACACGCAGAACGTCAAGTTCGTCTTCGACGCCGTCACGGATGTCATCATCAAAGAGAACCTCAAGGACTGCGGCCTCTTCTGA